From Anopheles darlingi chromosome 2, idAnoDarlMG_H_01, whole genome shotgun sequence, the proteins below share one genomic window:
- the LOC125948988 gene encoding uncharacterized protein LOC125948988 isoform X22: protein MGLNKRDKQDKLKSQSLLDSERSSHDGGGGSSSTTRTVVVDHGTIVVPIETVVSTVSSTSKQSASSKSSSSKQQQILHSSTTDAGSIAESVHLSTEKSFGALDGAVAPVGASKLAEQKFSTVSSVRSAAQKSKQIDNIIEKIHHIASDTISTTEQITTAAPPSAASFTHGTKDVTQKKTVLLGDSGAQQSGSSGVAGGDTVSQQQVITTVVPSKIEFTTVAFEGSAHNSSNISSSSSHTSNIVSGSSSSNTSAINQQTRSHGAVRSERMMSESSATQQQQSESRSSKSEHSSSTVQSSSSSSSTMKSSSSKKSHSEAHSKSLVSGETAHSSLRSQKHLIDGADVQNGGTVLGVSSTITTAPDHSTYDQQSFHTIGADGSRKQVDSQSYSMAKSQAPTTKILHDAAGNQITSTSASYQSAQGHSTSSFQTSGTHDHKALDSKLHQAINTSSAISSSHRDERVSSTSTSSAVNSSSSSSDKRFSVIDSTTLENYSTKAEQDSSSAQHSSMLMKNASAHTVASLSSAHDSLDSTIQSTQLVTESSQMADHRQQHLESSKTIESASHYEQMDESSSSRRKTSEFREQRESNAAILKRKIYDESGRRLNLIDEKIVPKDIVTADLQDDVTNVTKTSFEAKLFNPTLKRWELVDQKTILEKDITTEIPVEIVKELEVERPELANITTTIQLTKVYDAKTKQWKTVDQKKHIDVVEKITYLEENSGRSELNESEHSKNLRSMDMVDRVTIKEVQDLSEEKRQQLNKSKKRVDERTTQEQCICEICTCGRHNCFNCGSGTVSTQTKSSKYISSSNSENFYHQENFTSELNEESSTIRRGTWTKEDAEQHQTNRRESYTIEHSSTENDVSGRRLTWTKDDFEAVDISKIKGERPKPIRHEDNLKPEGQFYAPERQGYTPGERVRPIKHDDNLRPEGAFSAPEKPEYRSGERPKPVRPQDNLKPEGEFERPQKPSVGKPERSQPVRHDDNLRPEGDFERPEKSPFRPAERPKQVRPDDNLRPEGDFERPEKSSFRPAERPKQIKPEDNLRPEGDFQTPQRPEYRSGERPKPIRHDDNLRPEGDFERPEKSPFRPAERPKQVRPDDNLRPEGDFERPEKSPFRPAERPKQVRPEDNLRPEGEFTSPEKPQYRPAERPKQIKPEDNLRPEGDFQTPERPEYRSGERPKPIRHDDNLRPEGDFDRPEKSPFRPAGRPKQVRPEDNLRPEGDFDKPQKPEYRSAERPKQVRPQDNLKPEGDFERPQPTVVGKAERAQIIRHEDNLYMEGNFERTEKTVFIAGERPKPIRPDDNLRPEGDFERPEKSPFRPAERPKQVRPEDNLRPEGEFTSPEKPQYRPAERPKQIKPEDNLRPEGDFQTPERPEYRSGERPKPIRPDDNLRPEGDFERPEKSPFRPAERPKQVRPDDNLRPEGDFERPEKSPFRPAERPKQVRPEDNLRPEGEFTSPEKPQYRPAERPKQIKPEDNLRPEGDFQTPERPEYRSGERPKPIRPDDNLRPEGDFERPEKSPFRPAERPKQVRPDDNLRPEGDFERPEKSPFRPAERPKQVRPEDNLRPEGEFTSPEKPQYRPAERPKQIKPEDNLRPEGDFQTPERPEYRSGERPKPIRHDDNLRPEGDFERPEKSPFRPAERPKQVRPDDNLRPEGDFERPEKSPFRPAERPKQVRPEDNLRPEGDFDKPQKPEYRSAERPKQVRPQDNLKPEGDFERPQPTVVGKAERAQIIRHEDNLYMEGNFERTEKTVFIAGERPKPIRPDDNLRPEGDFERPEKSPFRPAERPKQVRPEDNLRPEGEFTSPEKPQYRPAERPKQIKPEDNLRPEGDFQTPERPEYRSGERPKPIRHDDNLRPEGDFERPEKSPFRPAERPKQVRPDDNLRPEGDFERPEKSPFRPAERPKQVRPEDNLRPEGDFDKPQKPEYRSAERPKQVRPQDNLKPEGDFERPQPTVVGKAERAQIIRHEDNLYMEGNFERTEKTVFIAGERPKPIRPDDNLRPEGDFERPEKSPFRPAERPKQVRPEDNLRPEGEFTSPEKPQYRPAERPKQIKPEDNLRSEGKFQAPERPEYRTGERPKPIRPDDNLRPEGDFERPEKSPFKPAERPKQIKPEDNLKTEGEFSTPQKPQFKPAERPKQIKPQDNLKPEGDFDRPKPVESIGKGDRAQIVKHADNLRVEGTFERVEKTVYVSGERPKPIKPDDNLRPEGEFSTPEKQTFRPAERPKQIKPQDNLRPEGDFDRPQKSVAGPGERPKPIKHDDNLRPEGTFERPEKAQFKPAERPKQIRPEDNLRTEGEFEKPQKSQFQPAERPKQVKPQDNLQIEGDYNSFKEYTEQKQRKEAILKEVHEPTIADGAVLVTTQTVTTILKGDKKQPTGRQTTTTEVQDQSNHSEESFAHSRNENIQHHRSEHITSSNALTRAQHVESSVNEHDRLTQRSTTNQTQSIHDVSGRNIAESKTNHSHRQMVNGSTVVSGVSQEQRTQHSVQSSSSSSKIHHTSSSMQQQQSTISDTQHLHGTHSQHLNVQHGEPTVQRHSREQVTGSQTSSTSSKVVVDGKVITDKSASNRHATEKLAVDGVVVTDKSFTERQQSGFDGMDSIQQAHYTSGQTVHDSSATNIGSSSTKRAQNQAIRSTTNNITNLEGTNGVHKGSQRNGTAHSQASTVDHATETQVKKLVGGKWVTKTIKTESKASNQQQHQQQGKVHDVSSHRQQGVLTGQISVAEQNKLNQQHSSIGTSSDQHTRSSAHHISVAEQNKLNQQHSSIGTSSEVHAHSSSSTSSSSVVKSHSSSKMVSEKVVQRGTTESVVSAAGSPSGRTGARGGSSIVLGESTVDSASSRRAAQQQSSTTTKLIGGKLVQVASSNDTSNNTSSTAGKSSGVTSTSSTSSNVHHSATNDQSSTSTKSSSSSVMKSSKVESSSTAASSTTSGQQQHHRKNTFASTENVNNAILCRPAQGPVATTTGIALHATNGSASSMSVSGYNQRKSISNLNDSAMYATTNRTSYSSLHRRGKESTEARMQNYVKAVETDTIVGRTVRGQACPPPSLAGLGLGSSTIGTSHGMKGSSNTSTSVTTSSSTASNNQKTLRDYHTAMNVSRSSTKANASSISFGDDKFHGSSSYKVQYIQQHEGRCPAAVHDNLKLSKVTKQHTYYVRDQK from the exons ATGGGTTTGAACAAGCGTGATAAGCAGGATAAGCTGAAGAGCCAGAGTTTGCTCGATTCCGAGCGATCCTCAcatgacggtggcggtggctcctCGTCGACCACGCGcacggtcgtcgtcgatcacGGTACGATCGTGGTGCCCATCGAAACCGTGGTATCGACTGTTAGCTCCACTAGCAAGCAATCGGCTTCCAGCAAGTCGAGCAGctcgaagcagcaacagatccTGCACAGTTCCACCACCGATGCGGGCAGTATCGCGGAATCGGTGCATCTCAGCACCGAGAAGTCATTCGGAGCGCTGGACGGAGCAGTTGCACCGGTCGGCGCTAGCAAGCTGGCGGAGCAAAAGTTCAGTACGGTGAGCAGTGTGCGCAGTGCGGCTCAAAAGTCGAAACAGATCGATAACATCATCGAAAAGATCCATCACATTGCGAGCGATACGATCAGTACGACCGAGCAGATCACTACGGCCGCCCCACCATCGGCGGCATCGTTCACGCACGGAACGAAGGATGTGACACAGAAGAAAACGGTGTTGTTGGGTGACAGTGGGGCACAACAGAGTGGCAGTAGTGGCGTGGCGGGTGGCGATACTGTCAGTCAGCAACAAGTGATAACCACCGTCGTGCCGAGTAAGATCGAGTTCACAACAGTGGCCTTCGAAGGTAGTGCCCATAACagtagcaacatcagcagcagcagcagccacaccagcaacatcgtcagtggcagcagcagtagcaatacCAGTGCCATAAATCAGCAAACTCGGTCACACGGTGCAGTGCGCAGTGAGAGGATGATGTCCGAGTCCAGTgccactcagcagcagcaaagcgaaTCGCGATCAAGTAAAAGTGAGCACTCGAGCTCTACGgtgcaatcgtcgtcgtcgtcgtcgtcaacgatGAAATCCTCTTCGTCGAAGAAATCACACTCCGAAGCCCACAGCAAGAGCCTAGTGTCGGGTGAAACGGCACACTCGTCCCTGCGATCGCAGAAACATCTGATCGATGGGGCTGATGTACAGAATGGTGGCACCGTGTTAGGTGTGTCGTCTACGATCACTACTGCTCCAGATCATTCCACGTACGATCAGCAATCATTCCATACGATCGGTGCGGATGGTAGCAGGAAGCAGGTCGACAGCCAGAGCTACTCGATGGCCAAGAGTCAAGCGCCGACAACGAAAATCCTGCACGATGCAGCCGGTAATCAAATCACCAGCACGTCTGCCTCGTATCAGTCGGCCCAAGGACACAGTACCTCATCCTTCCAAACATCGGGTACGCACGATCACAAAGCCCTCGATTCGAAGCTCCATCAAGCCATCAACACCAGCTCAGCCATTTCGTCCTCACACCGTGACGAACGCGTgtcatccacatccacatcgTCTGCTGTAaactcgtcctcctcgtcctccgacAAGAGGTTCTCCGTGATCGATTCAACAACATTGGAGAACTACTCTACTAAGGCAGAGCAAGACTCCAGTAGTGCCCAGCACTCGAGCATGTTGATGAAGAATGCATCCGCACACACCGTGGCTAGCCTATCGTCAGCGCACGATTCGCTCGATAGCACGATCCAAAGCACACAGCTGGTGACGGAATCGAGCCAAATGGCagaccaccgacagcagcacctGGAATCGAGCAAAACCATCGAGTCAGCATCGCACTACGAGCAGATGgacgaaagcagcagctcacgGCGCAAGACGTCCGAGTTCCGTGAGCAGCGTGAGTCCAATGCCGCCATTCTGAAGCGCAAAATCTACGACGAAAGTGGACGCCGGTTGAACTTGATCGATGAAAAGATCGTACCGAAGGACATTGTCACTGCTGACCTGCAGGACGATGTCACGAACGTGACGAAAACGTCGTTCGAGGCGAAACTGTTCAACCCGACGCTGAAGCGCTGGGAACTGGTAGACCAGAAGACCATCCTGGAAAAAGACATCACCACCGAGATACCGGTAGAGATTGTCAAGGAGCTGGAGGTGGAGCGTCCCGAGCTGGctaacatcaccaccacaataCAGCTGACGAAG GTTTACGATGCCAAGACGAAGCAATGGAAAACGGTGGACCAAAAGAAACATATCGATGTGGTGGAGAAGATCACCTACCTCGAGGAAAATTCGGGCCGCTCCGAACTCAACGAATCGGAACACTCGAAAAACCTCCGATCAATGGACATGGTG GACCGCGTTACAATCAAAGAAGTGCAAGATCTGAGCGAagagaagcggcagcagctcaACAAATCGAAGAAACGTGTCGACGAGCGGACCACTCAGGAGCAGTGCATCTGCGAGATCTGTACATGTGG ACGACACAATTGCTTCAATTGCGGCAGTGGTACAGTATCTACTCAGACAAAGTCTTCAAAGTACATCTCATCGAGCAATTCGGAAAATTTTTACCATCAAG AAAATTTCACATCTGAGCTCAATGAAGAATCATCGACGATTCGAAGGGGAACGTGGACTAAGGAAGACGCTGAGCAGCATCAGACGAACCGCAGGGAGTCCTACACAATtgagcacagcagcacagagAACGATGTGTCCGGGCGCCGACTGACATGGACAAAGGATGACTTCGAAGCTGTTGATATTAGCAAAATTAAGGGCGAACGCCCCAAGCCGATCCGTCACGAAGACAACCTTAAACCAGAAGGTCAATTCTACGCACCGGAGCGCCAGGGTTACACGCCAGGAGAGCGTGTAAGACCGATCAAACATGATGATAATTTACGGCCCGAAGGAGCATTCTCAGCACCGGAAAAGCCAGAATATCGGTCTGGAGAAAGACCTAAGCCAGTTAGACCGCAAGATAACCTCAAACCAGAAGGTGAATTCGAACGACCTCAAAAACCATCAGTTGGCAAACCAGAACGGTCACAGCCTGTGCGCCATGACGACAACCTGCGTCCGGAAGGAGACTTCGAGCGTCCAGAGAAGTCGCCATTCAGACCAGCCGAGCGTCCTAAGCAAGTTCGTCCCGATGATAATCTGCGCCCAGAAGGAGACTTCGAGCGTCCAGAGAAGTCATCTTTCAGACCTGCTGAACGACCGAAGCAAATCAAAC CTGAGGATAATCTGCGTCCGGAAGGCGACTTCCAGACTCCTCAGCGCCCAGAATATCGATCAGGAGAGCGACCGAAGCCAATTCGCCATGACGACAATCTACGTCCGGAAGGAGACTTCGAGCGTCCAGAGAAGTCGCCATTCAGAC CTGCTGAGCGTCCGAAGCAGGTTCGTCCCGATGATAATCTGCGTCCGGAAGGAGACTTCGAGCGTCCAGAGAAGTCACCTTTCAGACCTGCTGAGCGACCGAAGCAG GTTCGTCCAGAGGATAATCTGCGTCCTGAAGGAGAATTCACATCGCCAGAAAAGCCTCAATACAGACCTGCTGAGCGACCGAAGCAAATCAAACCTGAGGATAATCTGCGTCCGGAAGGCGACTTCCAAACTCCCGAGCGCCCAGAATATCGATCAGGAGAGCGACCGAAGCCAATTCGCCATGACGATAATCTACGTCCGGAAGGAGACTTCGATCGTCCAGAGAAGTCGCCATTCAGACCTGCTGGGCGTCCGAAGCAG GTTCGTCCAGAGGATAATCTGCGTCCGGAAGGAGACTTTGACAAGCCTCAGAAGCCAGAATATCGATCAGCTGAGCGGCCGAAACAAGTGCGACCTCAGGATAATCTCAAACCTGAGGGAGATTTCGAAAGACCACAACCTACAGTCGTTGGAAAAGCTGAACGAGCTCAAATCATTCGTCATGAAGATAACCTTTACATGGAAGGAAACTTTGAGCGCACTGAGAAAACTGTCTTTATTGCTGGAGAGCGGCCGAAGCCAATTCGTCCCGACGATAATCTGCGTCCAGAAGGTGACTTCGAGCGTCCAGAGAAGTCACCATTCAGACCTGCTGAGCGACCGAAGCAGGTTCGTCCAGAGGATAATCTGCGCCCTGAAGGAGAATTCACATCGCCAGAAAAGCCTCAATACAGACCTGCTGAGCGACCGAAGCAAATCAAACCTGAGGATAATCTGCGTCCAGAAGGCGACTTCCAGACTCCTGAGCGCCCAGAATATCGATCAGGAGAGCGACCGAAGCCAATTCGTCCCGACGATAATCTACGTCCGGAAGGAGACTTCGAGCGCCCAGAGAAGTCGCCATTCAGACCTGCTGAGCGTCCGAAGCAGGTTCGTCCCGACGATAATCTGCGTCCAGAAGGAGATTTCGAGCGTCCAGAGAAGTCACCATTCAGACCTgccgagcgaccgaagcagGTTCGCCCAGAGGATAATCTGCGCCCTGAAGGAGAATTCACATCGCCAGAAAAGCCTCAATACAGACCTGCTGAGCGACCGAAGCAAATCAAACCTGAGGATAATCTGCGTCCGGAAGGCGACTTCCAGACTCCTGAGCGCCCAGAATATCGATCAGGAGAGCGACCGAAGCCAATTCGTCCCGACGATAATCTACGTCCGGAAGGAGACTTCGAGCGCCCAGAGAAGTCGCCATTCAGACCTGCTGAGCGTCCGAAGCAGGTTCGTCCCGACGATAATCTGCGTCCAGAAGGAGATTTCGAACGTCCAGAGAAGTCACCATTCAGACCTGCAGAGCGACCGAAGCAGGTTCGTCCAGAGGATAATCTGCGTCCTGAAGGAGAATTCACATCGCCAGAAAAGCCTCAATACAGACCTGCTGAGCGACCGAAGCAAATCAAACCTGAGGATAATCTGCGTCCGGAAGGCGACTTCCAAACTCCTGAGCGCCCAGAATATCGATCAGGAGAGCGACCGAAGCCAATTCGCCATGACGATAATCTACGTCCGGAAGGAGACTTCGAGCGTCCAGAGAAGTCGCCATTCAGACCTGCTGAGCGTCCGAAGCAGGTTCGTCCGGATGATAATCTGCGTCCGGAAGGAGACTTCGAGCGTCCAGAGAAGTCACCTTTCAGACCTGCTGAGCGACCGAAGCAGGTTCGTCCAGAGGATAATCTGCGTCCGGAAGGAGACTTTGACAAGCCTCAGAAGCCAGAATATCGATCAGCTGAGCGGCCGAAACAAGTGCGACCTCAGGATAATCTCAAACCAGAGGGAGATTTCGAAAGACCACAACCTACAGTCGTTGGAAAAGCTGAACGAGCTCAAATCATTCGTCATGAAGATAACCTCTACATGGAAGGAAACTTTGAGCGTACTGAGAAAACTGTCTTTATTGCTGGAGAGCGGCCGAAGCCAATTCGTCCCGACGATAATCTGCGTCCAGAAGGAGACTTCGAGCGTCCAGAGAAGTCACCATTCAGACCTGCTGAGCGACCGAAGCAGGTTCGTCCAGAGGATAATCTGCGCCCTGAAGGAGAATTCACATCGCCAGAAAAGCCTCAATACAGACCTGCTGAGCGGCCGAAGCAAATCAAACCTGAGGATAATCTGCGTCCGGAAGGCGACTTCCAGACTCCTGAACGCCCAGAATATCGATCAGGAGAGCGACCGAAGCCAATTCGCCATGACGATAATCTACGTCCGGAAGGAGACTTCGAGCGTCCAGAGAAGTCGCCATTCAGACCTGCTGAGCGTCCGAAGCAGGTTCGTCCCGACGATAATCTGCGTCCGGAAGGAGACTTCGAGCGTCCAGAGAAGTCACCTTTCAGACCTGCTGAGCGACCGAAGCAGGTTCGTCCAGAGGATAATCTGCGTCCGGAAGGAGACTTTGACAAGCCTCAGAAGCCAGAATATCGATCAGCTGAGCGGCCGAAACAAGTGCGACCTCAGGATAATCTCAAACCAGAGGGAGATTTCGAAAGACCACAACCTACAGTCGTTGGAAAAGCTGAACGAGCTCAAATCATTCGTCATGAAGATAACCTCTACATGGAAGGAAACTTTGAGCGTACTGAGAAAACTGTCTTTATTGCTGGAGAGCGGCCGAAGCCAATTCGTCCCGACGATAATCTGCGTCCAGAAGGAGACTTCGAGCGTCCAGAGAAGTCACCTTTCAGACCTGCTGAGCGACCGAAGCAGGTTCGTCCAGAGGATAATCTGCGTCCTGAAGGAGAATTCACATCGCCAGAAAAGCCTCAATACAGACCTGCTGAGCGACCGAAGCAAATCAAACCTGAGGATAATCTGCGTTCGGAAGGAAAATTCCAGGCTCCCGAGCGTCCAGAATACCGTACAGGCGAGCGGCCTAAACCAATTCGCCCCGATGATAATCTGCGTCCAGAAGGGGACTTTGAACGTCCCGAAAAGTCTCCCTTTAAACCTGCTGAGCGACCGAAGCAGATTAAGCCTGAGGACAATTTGAAAACAGAAGGAGAATTTTCAACACCGCAGAAACCTCAATTCAAACCAGCTGAAAGACCGAAGCAAATTAAGCCACAAGATAACTTGAAGCCTGAGGGAGATTTCGATCGGCCTAAGCCTGTCGAAAGTATCGGAAAGGGAGATCGGGCTCAAATTGTGAAACATGCGGATAATCTGCGCGTAGAGGGTACTTTTGAAAGGGTAGAGAAAACCGTTTATGTTTCAGGGGAGCGACCAAAACCCATTAAGCCGGACGATAACCTACGTCCAGAGGGAGAGTTTTCGACGCCCGAAAAGCAAACGTTCCGGCCTGCAGAACgaccaaaacaaatcaaaccacAGGACAATCTCCGACCAGAAGGTGATTTTGATCGGCCACAAAAGTCGGTTGCCGGACCAGGCGAGAGGCCGAAGCCGATCAAACATGATGACAACCTGCGTCCCGAAGGTACTTTCGAAAGACCGGAAAAGGCTCAATTTAAACCTGCAGAACGACCGAAGCAAATTCGTCCTGAAGATAATCTGCGCACCGAAGGTGAATTCGAGAAGCCACAGAAATCACAGTTCCAGCCAGCGGAGCGTCCAAAACAGGTGAAGCCACAGGACAATCTTCAAATTGAGGGCGATTATAATTCTTTCAAGGAGTACACTGAACAGAAACAACGCAAGGAAGCGATACTGAAGGAGGTACATGAACCAACCATTGCCGATGGAGCCGTGCTCGTGACAACACAAACGGTTACCACCATTTTAAAGGGAGACAAGAAACAACCAACCGGAAGAcagactactactactgaggTACAGGATCAATCCAATCATTCTGAGGAAAGCTTCGCTCACAGTCGTAACGAGAACATCCAGCACCATCGAAGTGAGCACATCACTAGCTCCAACGCCCTGACTAGGGCACAACACGTTGAATCTAGTGTCAACGAACATGATCGCCTCACGCAACGATCCACAACGAACCAAACCCAATCGATTCATGACGTTTCGGGCCGAAATATTGCCGAATCGAAGACCAACCACAGCCACCGACAGATGGTCAATGGATCGACGGTTGTGAGCGGAGTTTCTCAAGAACAGCGTACACAGCACAGCGTacagtcatcgtcgtccagtTCCAAGATCCATCACACAAGCTCCTcgatgcagcaacaacagtccACAATCAGTGACACGCAGCATCTTCACGGTACTCACTCGCAGCATCTTAACGTCCAGCATGGCGAACCCACCGTTCAGCGTCATTCACGAGAACAAGTAACTGGTTCCCAGACGTCCTCAACCAGCAGTAAGGTGGTTGTAGATGGAAAAGTTATCACAGATAAGTCAGCATCCAACAGACACGCTACCGAGAAACTGGCTGTCGATGGTGTCGTAGTAACGGACAAGAGCTTCACAGAGCGACAGCAAAGTGGTTTTGATGGAATGGACAGCATCCAACAGGCACATTACACCAGCGGTCAAACTGTGCACGATTCCAGTGCTACTAACATCGGAAGTAGCTCGACGAAGCGCGCGCAAAATCAGGCCATTCGATctacaacaaacaacattaCCAACCTGGAAGGTACCAATGGCGTTCACAAGGGATCCCAGCGCAATGGAACCGCTCATAGCCAAGCGTCCACGGTCGACCATGCTACGGAAACTCAGGTTAAGAAACTGGTCGGTGGTAAATGGGTTACGAAGACGATCAAGACTGAGAGTAAAgcaagcaaccagcagcagcaccaacagcaaggAAAGGTGCACGATGTTTCATCTCATCGTCAACAGGGAGTGCTTACCGGTCAGATATCGGTAGCTGAACAGAACAAACTAAATCAACAACATAGCTCGATTGGTACCTCGTCCGATCAGCATACTCGCAGCTCCGCACACCACATATCGGTAgcggaacaaaacaaattgaacCAGCAGCACAGTTCGATCGGTACCTCTTCGGAAGTGCATGCTCATAGCAGCTCGTCGACTTCTAGCTCTTCGGTTGTGAAATCACATTCAAGCAGTAAGATGGTTAGCGAAAAGGTAGTTCAACGTGGAACTACCGAGAGCGTAGTTTCGGCGGCCGGATCACCCTCGGGTCGTACCGGAGCTCGCGGAGGATCCAGCATCGTACTGGGAGAATCCACCGTTGACAGCGCTTCATCGCGACGCGCGGCACAGCAGCAATCATCTACCACCACGAAACTAATCGGCGGTAAACTCGTGCAAGTTGCCTCGTCTAACgataccagcaacaacacgtCCAGCACGGCGGGTAAGTCATCCGGCGTGACATCTACATCCAGCACATCCAGCAACGTTCATCATTCCGCAACCAACGATCAATCATCGACCTCGACGAAGAGTTCCTCGTCGAGCGTGATGAAGTCGAGCAAGGTTGAATCCAGCAGCACGGCCGCTTCATCCACTACAagtggccaacagcagcaccatcgcaAGAACACGTTCGCCTCCACGGAGAACGTTAATAATGCCATTCTGTGCCGACCAGCGCAGGGACCGGTGGCGACAACGACCGGTATCGCGCTGCATGCCACGAACGgcagtgccagcagcatgAGCGTCTCCGGATACAACCAGCGCAAGAGCATCTCGAACCTCAACGATAGCGCCATGTACGCGACGACGAACCGGACCAGCTACAGCTCGTTGCATCGACGCGGAAAGGAATCGACCGAGGCAAGAATGCAGAACTACGTGAAAGCCGTCGAGACGGATACCATCGTTGGTCGGACGGTTAGAGGACAAGCCTGCCCTCCACCATCGCTGGCAGGGCTCGGTCTGGGCAGTAGCACTATCGGTACCAGCCACGGCATGAaaggtagcagcaacaccagcacatcGGTAACCACGAGCAGTTCGACGGCGTCGAACAATCAGAAGACTCTTCGCGATTACCATACCGCTATGAACGTCTCGCGAAGCTCCACGAAAGCCAACGCTTCCAGCATTTCGTTTGGCGATGATAAGTTCCATGGATCGAGCTCCTACAAGGTGCAGTACATCCAGCAACACGAAGGACGTTGCCCCGCGGCCGTACACGACAATCTGAAGCTGTCCAAAGTCACCAAGCAACACACGTACTACGTCCGGGACCAGAAGTag